AACGATCGTGAGTGATAAAGAGAACTGTCTTCTTAGAATTTTTTAAAAAGAGGGTCAGCCACTCAATAGTCGCAATATCCAAATGGTTGGTCGGCTCATCCAGAAGCAAGAGGTCGTGATTGCCAAGTAAAACTTGCGCCAACTGGACTCGTCTTCTTAGGCCACCTGATAATTCCCCAACAGGAGTAGATAAGTCTTGAATACCCAGCTTGCTGAGAACGGTCTTGACCTGACTCTCAATTTCCCAAGCTTGAAGAGAATCCATCTCTGCCATAACCCGTTCCAAACGAGCCTGCTTATCCTCACTGTAGTTGAGCATGATCAACTCATACTCACGAATAAGCTGGATTTCCTTGAGGTCGCTGGATAGGACCGTATCCAAGACCGTCTTGCTATCATCAAAATCAGGATCTTGAGTCAAGTAACCAATCTGGTAATCATTTTTAGCTGAAAAAGGACTGACATCCCCATCAAAGCCAGAAACACCAGAAAGGACATCTAAAAGGGTGGTCTTGCCAGTCCCATTGACACCAATCAGACCGATTCTGTCTAGGTCATGGATGATAAAGGAAATATCCTTAAAAACGGTCTTATCACCGACGGATTTACTTAGTTTTTCAACGATAAAATCACTCATTTTTTCTCCCTCAAGTAAGCATGGATGGCTTGACGGTCATTTTCCAATTCTCCATCGACAATGGCATATTCAATCTCTGTTAAAATCTCTCCCAAGTCTGGGCCTGGTTGATAGCCATATTCCTTAATCAAAATGCCACCATTAATCTGAATTTCTTTCTTATCATGAATGGTCAAACTCTGGTAAGTTTCTGTAATTGCTTGTGGGTTGACTTCTTTTCCTTGGGCTTGACGAAGATTTTCAGCCTGTAAAAGCAAATCCAAGTCAAAGCGGTAACAATCGCGCTTGCTCAATTCTCCCTTTTCACGCAAGGTCAAAATAGTCAGTAAATCCTGAACTTGCTTAGCAAACTGACGTGAGGTCTTCCAAGCCTTCAAAAATGGCTGCGCATTTTCAATATCCAAAGCCCACAGTAGAGCAGCCCAGGCTTGCTCTGAAGATTCAAAGGTGAAATCAGTCTCCAAATCAAACAGTCTGTTAAGCTCGTCCTGGCTAGCTGCCATATCAGGGAGATAATCATAAGCTTGACTCTCAATCATGGAAGTCAAGCCCCTTCTCCAAAATGGAGCCAGCAAGAGTTTATCAAACTCAACGAAGGTACGCTCCACAGAAATTTTCTCCAAAAGTGGCGTCAAAGTCTTCATAGCTTTAAATGTTTCTGACTCAAGCTCAAAGCCAAGACTGGCCTGAAAACGGAAGCCACGCATAATCCGCAAAGCATCTTCGTTGAAACGCTCACTTGCCACTCCAACCGCCCGCAAAACTTGATTTTCTAAATCTTCTAAACCATGGAACAAGTCAATGATTTCTCCTGTATCGTCCAAGGCAAAGGCGTTGACTGTGAAATCACGGCGCTTGAGGTCTTCTTCTAGCGAGCGCACAAAGGAGACCGCACTGGGTCTGCGATAGTCCACATAGACATCCTCTGTCCGAAAAGTAGTCACCTCATACTCCTCGTCCCCATCTAAGACCAAGACAGTTCCATGCTCGATTCCGATATCGGCTGTTCGCGGAAAAATCTGCTTGGTTTCTTCTGGATAAGAAGACGTCGCAATATCCACATCATGGATAGGACGATTGAGGAGGGCATCTCGAACAGAACCTCCAACAAAATAGGCCTCAAAACCTGCTTCTTTAATTTTTTCTAATACTGGTAAAGCCTTCTGAAATTCAGAAGGCATTTGCGTTAATCTCATAATAAGTGTTCTAATCCATAGACAAGCTCATGACGCTTGACAACTTCTTTAATTCCCAAATTCACCCCTGTCATGAAGGAGCTGCGATCATAGGAGTCATGACGGAGGGTCAATCCTTCTCCCTGATTGCCAAAAATGACTTCCTGATGGGCTACCAAGCCTGGCAAACGAACTGAGTGGATGCGCATGCCATCAAAGTCAGCACCACGGGCACCTGCAATCAATTCTTCCTCATCTGCTGCACCCTGCTGGATAGACTCTCGAACTTCTGCCATTAACTCAGCTGTTTTAATAGCAGTTCCACTCGGAGCATCCTTTTTCTTGTCATGATGGAGCTCGATAATCTCCACATTTGGGAAATATTTAGCAGCCTGCCTTGCAAATTGCATGAGTAAAACAGCACCCAAGGCAAAGTTAGGAGCGATCAGGCCACCCAAATCTTGAGCACGAGAAAATTCTTTTAGCTCTGCAATTTCTTCACTCGTGAAACCAGTTGTTCCAACTACTGGAGCAAAGCCATTTTCAAGAGCAAAGCGTGTGTTTTCATAGGCAACGGCTGGTGTAGTAAAGTCTACCC
The Streptococcus toyakuensis genome window above contains:
- a CDS encoding CCA tRNA nucleotidyltransferase encodes the protein MRLTQMPSEFQKALPVLEKIKEAGFEAYFVGGSVRDALLNRPIHDVDIATSSYPEETKQIFPRTADIGIEHGTVLVLDGDEEYEVTTFRTEDVYVDYRRPSAVSFVRSLEEDLKRRDFTVNAFALDDTGEIIDLFHGLEDLENQVLRAVGVASERFNEDALRIMRGFRFQASLGFELESETFKAMKTLTPLLEKISVERTFVEFDKLLLAPFWRRGLTSMIESQAYDYLPDMAASQDELNRLFDLETDFTFESSEQAWAALLWALDIENAQPFLKAWKTSRQFAKQVQDLLTILTLREKGELSKRDCYRFDLDLLLQAENLRQAQGKEVNPQAITETYQSLTIHDKKEIQINGGILIKEYGYQPGPDLGEILTEIEYAIVDGELENDRQAIHAYLREKK
- the dapB gene encoding 4-hydroxy-tetrahydrodipicolinate reductase, which translates into the protein MSIRVIIAGFKGKMGQAACQMVLADPDLDLVAVLDPFEPESEWQGIPVFKDKTDLAGFEADVWVDFTTPAVAYENTRFALENGFAPVVGTTGFTSEEIAELKEFSRAQDLGGLIAPNFALGAVLLMQFARQAAKYFPNVEIIELHHDKKKDAPSGTAIKTAELMAEVRESIQQGAADEEELIAGARGADFDGMRIHSVRLPGLVAHQEVIFGNQGEGLTLRHDSYDRSSFMTGVNLGIKEVVKRHELVYGLEHLL